A genomic segment from Longimicrobium sp. encodes:
- a CDS encoding glucoamylase family protein, with the protein MSRFRFVGLLVMTILPAAGCARTSPAPGSAPSPAGQEAFLDTLEERTFRWFWETTNPANGLVPDRWPTPSFSSVAAVGFGLTSYAVGVERGWVTREQAAERTLATLRFFWRAPQGPETSGVTGHRGFFYHFLDMRTGRRFEQVELSTIDTGLLMLGVLAAAEYFDRGDAREAEIRALADSLYRRVDWAWAASPRAPLISMGWHPEPGRGFIPHDYRGYNEAMFLYVLALGSPTHPVEPAAWAAYTGTYRWADFHGQEHVNFAPLFGHQYSHAWIDFRGIRDAYMRERGIDYFENSRRATLAQRAYAIANPMGWKGYGPDLWGLTASDGPKDTVVVIDGRPRQLWTYRARGAAAGEVQDDGTLVPTAAGGSVPFAPEVAVPALMEMRRRFGENLFTRYGFLDAFNPTLTEPMPLQHGRIVPGVGWFDGDYLGIDQGPIVLMVENHRSGLVWRLMRDNPYIVRGLCRAGFTGGWLEGRCG; encoded by the coding sequence GTGAGCCGGTTTCGATTCGTCGGGTTGCTGGTGATGACGATCCTCCCGGCCGCCGGGTGCGCGCGGACGTCTCCCGCGCCGGGGAGCGCCCCCTCGCCCGCCGGCCAGGAGGCGTTCCTCGACACGCTGGAGGAGCGCACCTTCCGCTGGTTCTGGGAGACCACCAACCCGGCCAACGGGCTGGTGCCGGACCGCTGGCCCACGCCGTCCTTCTCCAGCGTCGCCGCCGTCGGATTCGGGCTCACCTCGTACGCCGTCGGCGTGGAGCGCGGCTGGGTGACGCGCGAGCAGGCGGCCGAGCGCACGCTCGCCACGCTGCGCTTCTTCTGGCGGGCGCCGCAGGGGCCGGAGACGTCGGGCGTCACCGGGCACCGGGGGTTCTTCTACCACTTCCTGGACATGCGCACCGGGCGCCGCTTCGAGCAGGTGGAGCTCTCCACCATCGACACGGGGCTCCTGATGCTGGGCGTCCTCGCCGCGGCCGAGTACTTCGACCGCGGCGACGCGCGCGAGGCCGAGATCCGCGCGCTGGCCGACTCGCTCTACCGGCGGGTGGACTGGGCGTGGGCCGCCTCGCCGCGCGCGCCGCTCATCTCCATGGGGTGGCACCCGGAGCCGGGGCGCGGCTTCATCCCCCACGACTACCGGGGCTACAACGAGGCGATGTTCCTGTACGTGCTGGCCCTGGGCTCGCCCACGCACCCGGTGGAGCCGGCGGCGTGGGCGGCGTACACCGGCACCTACCGCTGGGCCGACTTCCACGGCCAGGAGCACGTCAACTTCGCCCCGCTCTTCGGGCACCAGTACTCGCACGCCTGGATCGACTTCCGCGGCATCCGCGACGCCTACATGCGGGAGCGGGGGATCGACTACTTCGAGAACTCGCGGCGGGCCACGCTGGCGCAGCGCGCGTACGCCATCGCCAACCCGATGGGGTGGAAGGGGTACGGCCCGGACCTGTGGGGGCTGACTGCCAGCGACGGCCCCAAGGACACCGTCGTCGTCATCGACGGCAGGCCGCGGCAGCTCTGGACCTACCGGGCGCGCGGCGCCGCCGCCGGCGAGGTGCAGGACGACGGGACGCTCGTCCCCACGGCGGCGGGCGGGAGCGTCCCCTTCGCCCCGGAGGTGGCCGTCCCCGCGCTGATGGAGATGCGGCGGCGCTTCGGGGAGAACCTGTTCACGCGCTACGGCTTCCTGGACGCCTTCAACCCCACCCTCACCGAGCCGATGCCCCTGCAGCACGGGCGCATCGTCCCCGGCGTGGGGTGGTTCGACGGCGACTACCTGGGGATCGACCAGGGCCCGATCGTGCTGATGGTCGAGAACCACCGCAGCGGCCTCGTCTGGCGCCTGATGCGCGACAACCCGTACATCGTGCGCGGGCTCTGCCGCGCCGGGTTCACCGGCGGCTGGCTGGAGGGTCGCTGCGGGTAA